In Vitis vinifera cultivar Pinot Noir 40024 chromosome 4, ASM3070453v1, the genomic window ATTTTGATTGTGCATAAAGGCTCTAACTAAGCATTCATGCTGTGGATGTTTTCAGTAGTCACTATGCTTCTTTTGGCTTTTAGGATTGATATAAAATGATATGAGCGAATTACCAAATTGTTACTATTTCTTATTTGTGATTCTCAGGCTCACAGGCTGTAGTTAGTTTTATACTGCAGAGAGAACTTCCATCTGAATCTTTCTCATTAGTGGCTGAGGAGGTTTGTTTTTATTGCTGTAATTTTTAGTGACTTGTAATGATTATTTCTTTTCACCTTTGAGTTGCAGAGCTAgtttctataatttttatatctctAGGATTCGGGAGATCTTCGCAAGGATGGTGCCCAAGAAACACTAGCACGCATTACTGAACTTGTGAATGATACTCTTACCAGTGATGGGACATGTATATCTCGTGTATCTGAGGAAGATGTTCTTACTGCCATTGACTCTGGTAAATCTGAAGGCGGTTCTAATGGCCAACACTGGGTTTTGGATCCTATTGATGGCACCAAAGGGTGAGCTTGGTTATAGAAATGCAACAATTTGACATGATTTCTTATTTATCTTGCTTCTACCAGTATGAAAATAGATGTTTATGTTGTCGTGATGGCATGAAGTTTCTTATATTCTTTTTACTTTGCTATGTTGTATGCACATGTGGCTTGTTAGCATTTGGCCCACTCTAGATCCAATCATAAATGTCAAAACCTTATTAATCAAGAGtgagagaaggagagagagTTCTTTTAATGagtgtctttttctttttcttttttttttatccgcTCTTTTGATTAGATGAGTGTAAATCCTCCTTTAGATATTAGTATATTAACTTTTCCTAGAGGCTAGCCTTCTCTTAGTGAGTTCCTTAGTAAGTCTAATATGGATTTGGAATTAAAGGAAGCACCCAACAAGGAATGGCAATGGGATGGGTATATTCGGGTACTCGTCTCCTTCTGCCGTTATAGGACGGATTTAGGAGAAGTCTAAATGGTTCAGGTGCaggtttgggatttttttttaaacacgaGCCAAATTCAGGTATTGCCTTATCCCACCTCATCAAACcttgattatatataattaaaaaaaaataatttaatttaaatttctatcttttttctttttctttttaacatatataaaataaaaagaatttatctatcataaaaataaattataaaattttataatgtttatttatttatagatgatatttctttttaatatactaaacaattttaaaaattgaatgggGAAGGCAGGGCAAATATGGGAAATTTGCCGACCCTTCCCACcccttttaagttttttattggGATGGGGATAAgaattagtttaaatatttggGTAGGCTTGGAATGAAGGTGACCCTCGAACAACGTTGCCATCCTACACCCAATAACAAAACTCAAATAGGTTGTTGGCATTTGGCCCTCTCGATGCCCAAGCATAGACATCAAAATGTTATTAATCATGGCTTTTCCACTGCAGCTGACTAGGCTTTCTTGTGGCAGCATTTGATACTGATAAGACAAAGaaatgaatttgtttttttattttacttatttgtttattttacttGTTTCTTTTGGGATTTGATTATGATTTgttgaatgaaaaagaaagttgatttccttttccttcGATTTTACCTTTgcttttttttgaattttaattgttttgagtCTTTTGACCACTAATTGAGTGctttatattgattttaagtACTTACCAGCCCACAATGATGAAATAGCTTGTGTTTGTGAGTTTTTAATGTAGTTTTCTAAGAGGAGACCAGTATGCAATAGCATTAGCACTGCTAGATGAAGGAAAAGTGGTGTTGGGTGTCCTCGCTTGTCCAAATCTTCCCTTGGCATCCATTGGTGGTCAAGATCAGCATTCTTTACACAACCAAATTGGCTGCCTTTTCTCTGCTAAAATTGGCGAAGGAACTGACATGCAGCCATTAGATGGTTCTTCACCAATAAAGGTTGATACTAATGCAATTATTTCAATGGATATTTCATTTGAACATTAGAAGCTTGTTTTTGATACTTTTGATTGCCCTTTAGGTGCATGTCAGCGCCATTGAAAACCCCGAGGAAGCATCATTCTTTGAATCATTTGAAGCAGCACACTCAAAGCATGACTTGTCTAGCTCCATAGCAAAGGTACTGTATTGTCTTTGCAGACGTCTTATTGTTCTCTCTGTCTTATATGCCTAATTATTTTCTGAACAGAAACTTGGAGTCAAAGCACCCCCAGTTAGAATTGATAGCCAGGCGAAGTATGGGGCTCTATCCAGAGGAGATGGGGCCATTTATCTTCGCTTCCCTCATAAAGGATATCGTGAAAAAATATGGGATCATGCTGCTGGATGCATTGTTGTGACAGGTACCAAAACCTCAGTCTGCCTTTTCTTGGTTTATTTCTATTTAtgtgagagaaaatgaaaaagaaatcgTAGTGCACTACCTTTGTTTAGTTACAAAACTCATCTTTTgcactttaaacttattttattggtAGTAATAAAACTGATTTCATTTCTGAAATCTATTTGGATGTCCCATGAGCAGCAGCTCAATTAGCAGGTACTCCTGTTTATCAACGGGGGTTCCCAGGTTTGAGCTGAGCCTCTGGCTTAATTAATACTCGGTTCTTGGGGGAAGGGTCATATACTCATGGTCTTCCCAGCTGTATGAGGTGAGGCTAGTGGATTTCcatgttattaaaaaaagaaaagggagagaCAGAGACAGAGAGGCAGAGAGAGAAATCTGGTTGCACATAGAAGGGATGGGCTGTTATTGAAAACATGACCAActatttttttcctccatttttctcaatattCTTTTAGATGTTTGGTTTTTATCGTTTCTGATTTTCATACTCTATTTGGGTGTGGAATAATCATCATTGATTGAAGACATAGCaaacttcttatttttatttctcattataCATGTTAGACCTTTAggatgtttgatttttcaaaatcgtTCCTTCTAGGAATGGTTTATATgattaatgtttgatttttcagAATCATTCGTTCTAGGAATGGTTTATGTGATTTCTCAATAAAACACATCCAACTGTTGTCATAATTTATTGGTTATGGTTTCttgattaaatttgaaatttcttgtcATGTTTCTCATTACCTTGGGGGAAAAGTTGTTGACACTCATAAAAGATTGATTCATTGAGTCTTAGTGGGTCCAAAGTAGACAATATTTATATGGGTTGTCATACACATCAAAGCCAATCCCAAACAGAAAATTTGTAGAGTTTGACCATCCATGAAACTCATGAGCTATACCAAGGATGTGGGGTCTACATGGGAGGGTGAATATGATGCACCAGATCACCTATGGAGAGAAGTTAATGGTACTTGCAACAGACAACTCATTGATAAGTGTTGATGCGTTTAAAGTCATGGAATCAGTGGGCTCAAAGTGGATAGTATCTATATGGGTCACTATAGTTCTTGAGACATTTTCTAATTCAAGGTGTGATTATATCATTGAAATGGAaatattccatttttctttacatagTGCTCCTGTAGAAGAGCTCTTAGGATAGAGTATAATGTTGAGCCTTGTCAAGAAAACCAAAGTCATTTGAAAGCACTCTTCATAAGTGAATGGCCTAAAATGCTTCATTTGTGCTTTCAGCATGTGCTAATGGACCATACATGGTACAGTTACTAGGTTGAGGAAGATAAGATTCAATGTGTTGATGTGGAACCAAAACAATGTAATTCAATGTTAGGCTTGATCCCATTAGTTACTATGCATGTTAGCTTTGGAGCCCCAAAGACCACAGGCTCTGACTGAGATGACAAATACCAACCAAAACCTGAAGATAGAGAACCCGAAACTTCAAGGGTCATGCATTCTCAATAGCTTCTGTGTGGCCAGACTTGTATTGTAATGCTTGCATCAAAGTAGCAGCTataaaattccatttaaatGAGAACACATGAGAACTCATGGATTGTCCTGATAGActagttttcaaattaatggtTGTATTgcatatcaaataaaataaaataaaaattaatggttGTATTGCTCATATACTCAGCTTAAGTGGGGGAACAGACCCTTTTAACACTTCATCGCCTGCCAGAGCCCAGGATGAAGACCTGtttgtttttatcatttcataTCATGGACGATATTCATATATGGGTGGTAGAAACCACCGATGTTCATGACATTTTCATTTGTCCATTGGTTTTTGTAGAAGCTGGGGGTGAGGTGTCAGATGCGGCTGGGAACCCATTAGATTTTTCTAAGGGAAGATATCTTGATCTGGAGACAGGCATCATTGTCACGAATAAGAAGTTGATGCCATCGCTATTGAAGGCAGTTCGAGAGTGTCTTGATGAGAAACCTTCCTCATTgtaatttctttcttccttgCAGTTAGGAGAGTTTATTGATGAGAAAGCTTCTTTTGCTGCagtttcttttataaaattgatcATTTATTCGATATGTAAGCGTTTAGGCAAGTGGGACGGTAATCAGCAGTATTTGATCAAATCCTATGTTGAAGTTTATTGCATCTTTTCAGCTGTATC contains:
- the LOC100244767 gene encoding SAL1 phosphatase isoform X1, translated to MPSRKSTGNLFWFPKVVSSMSYHKELAAAKKAASLAARLCQKVQKALLQSDVQSKSDKSPVTVADYGSQAVVSFILQRELPSESFSLVAEEDSGDLRKDGAQETLARITELVNDTLTSDGTCISRVSEEDVLTAIDSGKSEGGSNGQHWVLDPIDGTKGFLRGDQYAIALALLDEGKVVLGVLACPNLPLASIGGQDQHSLHNQIGCLFSAKIGEGTDMQPLDGSSPIKVHVSAIENPEEASFFESFEAAHSKHDLSSSIAKKLGVKAPPVRIDSQAKYGALSRGDGAIYLRFPHKGYREKIWDHAAGCIVVTEAGGEVSDAAGNPLDFSKGRYLDLETGIIVTNKKLMPSLLKAVRECLDEKPSSL
- the LOC100244767 gene encoding SAL1 phosphatase isoform X2; translation: MIVSMCNLSSSLGSLNSFRLVSFHHSAIPKITKPSLFSQFPKVVSSMSYHKELAAAKKAASLAARLCQKVQKALLQSDVQSKSDKSPVTVADYGSQAVVSFILQRELPSESFSLVAEEDSGDLRKDGAQETLARITELVNDTLTSDGTCISRVSEEDVLTAIDSGKSEGGSNGQHWVLDPIDGTKGFLRGDQYAIALALLDEGKVVLGVLACPNLPLASIGGQDQHSLHNQIGCLFSAKIGEGTDMQPLDGSSPIKVHVSAIENPEEASFFESFEAAHSKHDLSSSIAKKLGVKAPPVRIDSQAKYGALSRGDGAIYLRFPHKGYREKIWDHAAGCIVVTEAGGEVSDAAGNPLDFSKGRYLDLETGIIVTNKKLMPSLLKAVRECLDEKPSSL
- the LOC100244767 gene encoding SAL1 phosphatase isoform X4, with product MPSRKSTGNLFWKVQKALLQSDVQSKSDKSPVTVADYGSQAVVSFILQRELPSESFSLVAEEDSGDLRKDGAQETLARITELVNDTLTSDGTCISRVSEEDVLTAIDSGKSEGGSNGQHWVLDPIDGTKGFLRGDQYAIALALLDEGKVVLGVLACPNLPLASIGGQDQHSLHNQIGCLFSAKIGEGTDMQPLDGSSPIKVHVSAIENPEEASFFESFEAAHSKHDLSSSIAKKLGVKAPPVRIDSQAKYGALSRGDGAIYLRFPHKGYREKIWDHAAGCIVVTEAGGEVSDAAGNPLDFSKGRYLDLETGIIVTNKKLMPSLLKAVRECLDEKPSSL
- the LOC100244767 gene encoding SAL1 phosphatase isoform X3, with product MPLFQWQVAPHIWKVQKALLQSDVQSKSDKSPVTVADYGSQAVVSFILQRELPSESFSLVAEEDSGDLRKDGAQETLARITELVNDTLTSDGTCISRVSEEDVLTAIDSGKSEGGSNGQHWVLDPIDGTKGFLRGDQYAIALALLDEGKVVLGVLACPNLPLASIGGQDQHSLHNQIGCLFSAKIGEGTDMQPLDGSSPIKVHVSAIENPEEASFFESFEAAHSKHDLSSSIAKKLGVKAPPVRIDSQAKYGALSRGDGAIYLRFPHKGYREKIWDHAAGCIVVTEAGGEVSDAAGNPLDFSKGRYLDLETGIIVTNKKLMPSLLKAVRECLDEKPSSL